Proteins found in one Brevibacillus brevis genomic segment:
- a CDS encoding immunity 22 family protein, with product MRNVVTVWGTTLQSSDELADFLTPVYDEDGEVIPSGFLTASGLEWVDEDFFEVHEVQDAEARADFLTYLENEYAMNATLDRKEWPKKLTEEIGKYPHVILLYGNESRYGPINEKLFELTEDGQEKDSPLVLLAKLVFETEER from the coding sequence ATGAGAAATGTGGTAACGGTATGGGGAACAACCTTGCAGTCTTCTGATGAGCTAGCGGATTTTCTGACTCCGGTTTACGACGAGGACGGGGAAGTGATACCGTCTGGCTTTTTAACAGCATCGGGTCTTGAATGGGTAGACGAGGATTTTTTTGAAGTGCATGAGGTACAGGATGCAGAGGCCAGAGCGGACTTTTTGACGTATTTGGAAAACGAATATGCGATGAATGCAACACTCGACAGAAAAGAATGGCCGAAAAAGCTAACAGAGGAGATTGGCAAGTACCCACATGTCATTTTGCTGTACGGCAATGAATCGAGGTACGGTCCGATTAACGAAAAACTGTTCGAACTCACTGAGGATGGGCAAGAAAAAGACTCACCGCTGGTCCTGCTCGCCAAACTTGTCTTTGAAACAGAGGAGCGGTAA
- a CDS encoding ankyrin repeat domain-containing protein, with the protein MAYKFADLYDAAELGDIELVKKIVTQQPELLHEKDEYEFSVLHGAVMTDDVDLIAYLVAQGADVHAKNDEGITPLHIALYPEVAEALIAHGADIHASAHDGSTPLHTQVADGEERVDVVELLLAKGANPNKKDIEGQTPYDIAREREDEEMMALFE; encoded by the coding sequence ATGGCTTACAAATTCGCAGATTTATACGATGCGGCTGAACTGGGAGATATTGAGCTCGTAAAGAAGATCGTCACGCAACAGCCGGAATTGCTGCATGAAAAGGATGAGTATGAGTTTTCCGTACTGCATGGAGCTGTGATGACAGACGATGTCGACCTTATTGCGTACTTGGTGGCACAGGGAGCAGATGTTCATGCGAAAAACGATGAGGGCATTACCCCGTTGCATATTGCACTCTATCCAGAGGTTGCAGAGGCGCTCATCGCCCACGGTGCAGACATACATGCCAGCGCTCATGATGGAAGTACCCCGCTGCACACACAGGTAGCGGATGGAGAGGAGCGTGTGGATGTGGTAGAGTTGCTGCTGGCTAAAGGTGCGAATCCTAACAAAAAGGACATAGAGGGGCAAACACCATACGATATAGCGCGCGAGAGAGAAGACGAAGAGATGATGGCATTATTTGAATAG
- a CDS encoding sigma-70 family RNA polymerase sigma factor, translating into MSSIIAALSLVFKELLVFVAYVKNNAFPQPLQDTEEEKYLRLMAKGDPYARNKLIEHNLRLVAHIVKKFENTGEDSEDLISIGTIGLIKAIESYQVDKGTKLATYAARCIENEIVMSKGCIKSLAQEKGTIKIPQKLKDITKPFFLHRTSPRS; encoded by the coding sequence ATGTCCAGCATTATCGCGGCGCTTTCCCTTGTTTTTAAAGAACTTCTTGTTTTTGTGGCTTATGTCAAGAACAATGCCTTCCCGCAACCGCTTCAGGACACCGAAGAAGAAAAGTACCTCCGACTCATGGCCAAAGGCGACCCTTACGCCCGCAACAAGCTGATTGAGCACAATTTGCGTTTGGTGGCGCATATTGTGAAGAAATTCGAGAACACGGGTGAGGACAGTGAAGATCTGATTTCCATCGGTACCATCGGCCTGATCAAAGCAATCGAGAGTTATCAGGTGGATAAGGGCACCAAGCTGGCTACGTATGCTGCGCGTTGTATTGAGAATGAGATAGTAATGTCAAAAGGGTGCATCAAGAGCTTAGCGCAAGAAAAGGGAACCATTAAGATTCCCCAAAAATTGAAAGATATAACGAAGCCCTTCTTCCTACATAGGACGAGCCCCAGGTCCTGA
- a CDS encoding DUF7674 family protein — protein MIQKHEVIDLFLSACPSYKERWLHFVSETYDDSEEHLPYIDVSDFAQHVDELYQQQMLTELPMIFEVLEMLHINGDDYVKELATIAFLESLLGCEISSSIECFLMHISL, from the coding sequence ATGATACAAAAGCATGAGGTTATCGATTTATTCTTATCTGCTTGTCCTTCCTATAAAGAAAGATGGCTCCATTTTGTTAGTGAAACTTACGACGATAGCGAAGAGCATCTCCCGTATATTGATGTCTCAGATTTCGCCCAACATGTAGATGAGCTTTACCAACAGCAAATGTTAACTGAGTTGCCAATGATATTTGAGGTTTTAGAAATGCTCCATATCAACGGTGACGACTATGTTAAAGAATTAGCGACAATTGCGTTTCTGGAATCATTGCTAGGTTGTGAAATTTCAAGCTCAATTGAATGTTTTCTGATGCACATTTCCCTATAG
- a CDS encoding recombinase family protein: MILFFEVIIMVAVFIRTAFNDYRKTEKQMESCMPHVKNVAHKVYIEIDVKTIDSDRPGLSQLLTDIEAGVVNKVICHSAERISRNPVELGKFMQLATQMNVPLVFAE; the protein is encoded by the coding sequence ATGATTTTATTTTTTGAGGTGATCATAATGGTTGCTGTTTTTATCCGCACTGCCTTCAACGATTATAGAAAGACCGAAAAACAAATGGAGTCCTGCATGCCACATGTCAAAAATGTAGCTCATAAGGTTTACATAGAAATCGACGTTAAAACCATTGACTCTGATCGTCCTGGCCTGTCTCAATTGCTTACGGACATAGAGGCTGGGGTGGTAAACAAGGTAATCTGTCACAGTGCTGAGCGAATCTCTCGTAACCCAGTTGAATTGGGGAAGTTCATGCAGCTTGCTACTCAGATGAATGTCCCATTAGTGTTTGCCGAGTGA
- a CDS encoding metallophosphoesterase family protein codes for MSKGFDLISDVHLDFWVKVENPPHKMIPQIKNFIKAILPETNHNVLVIAGDLGHYNWQNKILIEELKQIYEHILIVAGNHDYYLVSANQEKQYRGKSLNRVIEMKETCSSLTNVHFLDGDIVEIDGINYGGVGMWYDFSYGIKELGYSKEALYSKWWEIMNDSRLIKGLLDKPFTFADEEKKKLDGIIESSDVIITHVGGDWSKADHDLVNSFYYFDGSSYFSKLKGKVWCFGHTHQRYDYESNGCRFVNAALGYPGEGKRRSAVHIQV; via the coding sequence ATGAGCAAAGGTTTTGATCTTATATCAGATGTACATCTTGATTTTTGGGTTAAAGTTGAAAATCCGCCGCACAAGATGATTCCACAAATTAAGAATTTCATAAAAGCAATTTTGCCTGAAACGAATCATAATGTGCTTGTTATTGCTGGTGACCTGGGTCATTACAATTGGCAAAACAAAATACTGATTGAAGAGTTGAAACAGATATATGAGCACATTCTGATAGTTGCAGGAAACCATGATTACTATTTGGTTAGTGCAAATCAAGAAAAGCAGTACCGAGGAAAATCTCTTAATCGTGTTATCGAGATGAAAGAAACATGCAGCTCGCTTACCAATGTGCACTTTCTTGATGGCGACATAGTAGAAATCGATGGCATTAACTATGGTGGAGTTGGAATGTGGTATGACTTCTCATATGGGATTAAAGAGCTTGGATATTCAAAGGAGGCCCTGTATTCAAAATGGTGGGAAATAATGAACGATTCCAGACTGATCAAGGGTTTGTTGGACAAGCCATTTACATTCGCTGACGAAGAGAAGAAGAAACTTGACGGTATCATTGAGTCATCAGATGTAATCATTACACATGTTGGTGGCGATTGGAGCAAGGCCGACCATGATCTGGTCAATTCATTTTATTACTTTGACGGAAGTTCTTATTTTTCTAAACTCAAAGGCAAGGTATGGTGCTTTGGGCATACTCACCAACGGTATGATTATGAATCGAATGGATGTCGTTTTGTAAATGCTGCACTTGGTTATCCCGGTGAAGGTAAAAGACGTAGCGCCGTGCATATTCAAGTGTAA